GGCCCCAGCGCCAAAAAGGGCATCTACGGCGTCCTCCTCTCCCTCGGCGAACGCGAGAAATGGGTCACCGCCCATTGCTCCACCGTCCAGGTGATCACCCCCTACGAAAATAAAGTCACCCTCATGCACGAAGGCGCCAGCGGTGGCGGCAAAAGCGAAATGCTCGAACAGGTCCACCGCCAGAAGGACGGCAGCCTCCTCCTCGGTGTCCACCTCCAAACCGCCGAACACCGCACCCTCGTCCTCCCCCGCAATTGCGAACTTCGCCCCGTCACCGATGACATGGCCCTGTGCCACCCCTCCCTCGCCCGTCCCGATGGGCGCCTGGCCCTCATGGACGCCGAACAGGGCTGGTTCGTCCGCGTCAACCACATCACCCGTTACGGCATCGACCCGCACCTCGAGGAGATGACCATTCATCCCCAGGAACCCCTCCTCTTCCTCAATATCGATGCCCACCCGGGCAGTACGGCCCTCCTCTGGGAACCCATCGAGGACGAACCCGGCCGCCCCTGCCCCAACCCCCGCGTCATCATCCCCCGCCGTGCCGTGCCCGGCATTGTCCATGGGCCCGTCTCGGTCGATATCCGCAGCTTCGGTGTCCGCACCCCACCCTGCAGTCGCGAGCAGCCGACCTACGGCATCCTCGGCCTCTTCCATCTCCTCCCCCCTGCCCTCGCCTGGCTCTGGCGGCTCGTCGCGCCACGCGGCCACGCCAATCCCAGCATCGTCCAGACCGAGGGCATGAGTTCCGAGGGGGTCGGCTCCTACTGGCCCTTCGCCACCGGCCGCATGGTGGATCACGCCAATCTCCTGCTCCAGCAGGTCATCGAAACCCCCAAGGTCCGCTACATCCTCTGCCCCAACCAGCACATCGGCGTCTGGAAAACCGGCTTCATGCCCCAGTGGATCGCCCGCGAATACCTCGCCCGCCGCGGCGGCGCCCGCTTCTCCACAGGCCAGGTCACCGCCGCCCGTTGCCCCCTCCTCGGTTACGCCCTCAACAGCATCACCGTCGAAGGCCAGACCATTCCCAGCATCCTCCTCCGCGTGGAACTTCAAAAGGAGGTCGGACCCGAAGCCTACGACCTCGGTGCCGCCATGCTCGCCGACTTCTTCCGCCAGCAGTTGCAGCAGTTCCTCGTTCCAGACCTCGACCCCCTCGGTCGCCAGATCATCGACGCCTGCCTCGCCGGCGCCTCCGTCGAGGACTATACCCGGTTGATCCCCCACTCCTTCCTCGAACCGGACGACGCCACCCATTCCGACTGATCCAGACCGACGGCCTGCCCTGAGCCTCCGTCCATTCCGCTCGCCCCGCTCCAAGGACCCGCACCTTCAAGTCCCGTAGCGAACCCATCCCTCCTCGTCCCCCCCCCGCGTTCGATGCCCGTCGAATCGAGCGTGCACCGCTTCCGGATGACGGTTGGTTGTCCATCCGCCAAGGATTCCGGCTCCCGGGCAATTCCCTCTTCGAACCTGCGCCCTTCAACGCTACCCTGCGACCGTCCCGAAGGTCGCCCATGCACTGCGTCGAACTGATCGAGGTCACCAAATCCTTCGGCACCGTCCCGGCGGTTTCCGATCTCTCCCTCTCCGTCCCCCAAGGCTCGGTGTACGGCTTCATCGGACCCAACGGCTCCGGCAAGACCACCACCCTGCGGATGATCATCCATATCCTCCGCCCCGACCGCGGAACGGTCCGGGTCTTCGGCGGCGAACTCCGCGACGCCCGCTCCAGCCGCATCGGCTACCTCCCGGAGGAACGGGGCCTCTACCGCCGGATGAAGGTCCGGTCCCTGCTCCGTTTCTACGGGGACCTCAAGGCGGGCCGCTCCGTGGAGGCCGAGGTGGACCAGTGGATCGAACGTCTCGACCTCGCCCGCTACGCCCACCATCGCATCGAGGCCCTCTCCAAGGGAACCAGCCAGCGCGTCCAGTTCGCCGCCGCGGTCGTCGCCCGACCGGAACTGGTCATCCTCGACGAACCCTTCTCAGGCCTCGATCCCGTCAATGCCGACGTTCTTCGCGCCGCCATTCTCGACCTTCGCCGACACGGTGCCACGGTGATCCTCAGCACCCACGACATGACGGTCGCCGAGCAGATGTGCGACGCGATCTTCATGATCTTTCGCGGACGCAAGGTCCTCGACGGTCCCCTCTCCCAAATCCAGGCACGCTACGGCTCGGATACCATCCGCCTCGCCCTCGACCACGATGCCCGGCCGGAGGATCCCTGGCCCGGGGTGGAATCCAGCCGTGACTTCGGTCAGTACCGCGAACTGCGTCTCGCCCCCGGTGCCGATCCCCAGGCCGTCCTTCACGCCGCCCTCAAACGCGGCTCCGTGCGCCGCTTCGAAATCGCCCACCCCTCCCTCCACGACATCTTTGTCCGCATCGCCGGTGTCCCCGAACCCGATCCTTCCCATGCGTAGAGCCCTTCGAATCGCCCGCCGCGAGTTCATCGCCGCCGTCTGCACCAAGGGCTTCGTCATCGCCCTCGTCCTCGCCCCGCTCCTCATGGGCGGCGGCCTCTTCGGAGCCGCCCTCACCGCCCGACAGGACCGCACCGCCGACCGGCGCCTGGCCGTGCTCGATCCCGATGGAGTCCTCGGCCCTGCCCTCCTGGAGGCCGCTTCCCAACGCACCGGCCCCGGAATCTACCGCGTCGAAACCGTCGTCCCCGACCCGTCCGAACCCGATTCCCAGCGCCTCGCGCTCTCCGACCGCGTCCGGGCCGGCGAACTCCATGCCTTCATCGAAATCGCCCCCGGCCTCGCCCCGTCCCCAACCGCGGCCAACCCGGCAGCGGACGCGCCGTCTCCCACCCCCGGCCTCCGATACTTCGCCCGCAATCCGGCCATCGACGAAGTCCGCGGCTGGGTCGCCGAAACCCTCAATCGTCGCCTCCGCCAGACCCGTCTCGAAGCCGCCGGTCTCGATCCGGACATCATCTCCCGTGCCATGGCTTGGGTCCCCGTCGAGGGCCTCGGCCTCGTCGCCCGCGACGTCCGCACCGGCGATGTCACCCCGGGCCGTCGCCAGAACGAACTCGCCGCGGTCGGACTGCCCATGGTGGTGGTCCTCCTCGCCACGCTGCTGGTCATGATGGGCTCCGCCCCGCTGCTCCAGAGTGTCATGGAGGAGAAAACCCAGCGCATCGCCGAGGTCATGCTCGGCGCCGCCACCGCCTGGGAGATCATGCTCGGCAAACTCCTCGGCGGCGTCGCCGTCGCCCTTGCCGCCATGACCGTGTATCTCGGCTCCGGCTTCACCGCCTTCGCCGCCCTCGCCGCCAGCCACGCCATCCCCTGGTCCCTCGTGCCCTGGTTCGTCGCCTACGTGATCGCTGCCATCCTCCTGTTCGGCGCCGTCGCCCTCGCCCTCGGCTCCGCCTGCAGCGACGCCAAGGATGCCCAGAACCTCCAACTGCCCGTCATGCTCCCCGTTGTGGTCCCCCTCTTCCTCCTCCTCCCTGTCATCAAGGAACCCCAGGGCACCCTCGCCACCACCCTCTCCCTCGTCCCGCCCTTCTCCCCGCTCCTCATGCTCCTCCGCCTCGCCACACCCGAGGGCGTCCCACCCTGGCAGGCCTGGCTAGGACTCCTCGGCGTCCTCGCCGCCACCGCCGTCGCCCTCTGGCTCGGCAGCCGGATCTTCCGCGTCGGCATCCTCATGCAGGGCAAACTTCCAAAGTTTTCCCAGATCCTCCGCTGGGGCCTCCGCGGTTGATCCTTCTCCCAACGAAAGCGCATGAATCGCCGCCTCGGAGGGCCGAGTTCCACCAGGCCGCAACCGTGTGAAGCGTCCGGTTGAGGACTCGCAGATCTCGTCCCCCCGATTCCCTGCCTCCTCACCCACAACTCCGCGATGCACCTGGCGAATCGCGAATCGCCAATCGGACAACGGCAGATCAGGCTCCTCTCCCACACCTGTCGCCCGGAGATCCCCCTCTTCCCATGCACCCGCCGGTTTCCCCCATGAATTCCTGCCGCTCCACCCCCAACCCGGCCTTCACCACCCTCGCCGCGACGGTCGCCGTCCTCCTGCTCATGGTCCCTGCCCCCTCCGCCAACGCCCAGGCCATCCCGCCGGAACGGCCCCGCGCCCGCCCCCCCTCCGAACTCACCGGCTGGGCCGATTGGGAACGGGCCGCCGAGATCTTCTCCCGCATCGAAGTCCCCCCCGCCCCACCGCTCTCCCCGGAAGACGCCTTCGCCACCTTCCGCGTCGAACCGGGATTCCGCCTCGAACTCGTCGCCGCCGAACCCCTGGTCATCCACCCCATCTTCTTCGAGTTCGATCCCGACGGACGCATCTGGGTGGTCGAATACCAGGGCTACATGCGCGACCTCGAAGGCCGTGGCGAAGCCGATCCCCTCTGCCGTATCGTGGTCCTCGAAGACACCACCGGCGATGGCCGTGCCGATCGCTCCACCGTCTTCCTCGAGGGCCTCGTCATGCCCCGCACCCTCGCCTTCGTGGACGGCGGCGTCCTCGTCTCCGAACCGCCCCACCTCTGGTACTGCCGTGACACCGACGGCGACCTGCGCGCCGACACGAAGGTGCAGGTCGGCACCTACGGCCGCGCCGGCAACCCCCAGCACACCGCCAATGGCCTCGCCTACGGCCTCGACAACTGGCTCCACAGCGCCAACTGGGACCGGCGCCACCGCTTCAAGGACGGCCAGCTCATCGAGGAACCCGTCCTCCAGCGCGGCCAGTTCGGCGTCAGCTTCGATGCCCTCGGCCGCTTCGTCACCTGCCGCGAAAGCAGCCCCGCCGAGATGGATCTCATCCCCGAGGAATACCTCCGCCAAAACCCCTCCCTCGTCCGCTCCTTCCAACGCGCCCGCCAGCCCTCCCGCTTCGGCATCGCCGTCCCCATCGGTCGCCATGCCAACGAATGCTTCCCCATCCGCCCCACTCCCGGCATCACCCTCGGCGCCCTCGAACTCCGAGACGATGGCACCCTCCGCACCTACACCATCGTCGCCGGCACCGGTGTCTATCT
This sequence is a window from Verrucomicrobiia bacterium. Protein-coding genes within it:
- a CDS encoding DUF4914 family protein; translated protein: MQSGILDFEIPTDLKEVLAACPRYLVARHKSDLFELAVRDAVHGIHEVAYDVPGHGRVVEARVCRVKNGISANYTDAYMRRRDPDCMVIADDLPTDKPRYKDLYGKEFPELRTETFAWLKTQELALFPFFAGAPGKGAHALVVGPSNAGFFALGLALLQGILDQDQLPANFNPRAVIYVAPVFRHTHFNGRQMVVHNRRESRHELFSYNLYPGPSAKKGIYGVLLSLGEREKWVTAHCSTVQVITPYENKVTLMHEGASGGGKSEMLEQVHRQKDGSLLLGVHLQTAEHRTLVLPRNCELRPVTDDMALCHPSLARPDGRLALMDAEQGWFVRVNHITRYGIDPHLEEMTIHPQEPLLFLNIDAHPGSTALLWEPIEDEPGRPCPNPRVIIPRRAVPGIVHGPVSVDIRSFGVRTPPCSREQPTYGILGLFHLLPPALAWLWRLVAPRGHANPSIVQTEGMSSEGVGSYWPFATGRMVDHANLLLQQVIETPKVRYILCPNQHIGVWKTGFMPQWIAREYLARRGGARFSTGQVTAARCPLLGYALNSITVEGQTIPSILLRVELQKEVGPEAYDLGAAMLADFFRQQLQQFLVPDLDPLGRQIIDACLAGASVEDYTRLIPHSFLEPDDATHSD
- a CDS encoding ATP-binding cassette domain-containing protein, translating into MHCVELIEVTKSFGTVPAVSDLSLSVPQGSVYGFIGPNGSGKTTTLRMIIHILRPDRGTVRVFGGELRDARSSRIGYLPEERGLYRRMKVRSLLRFYGDLKAGRSVEAEVDQWIERLDLARYAHHRIEALSKGTSQRVQFAAAVVARPELVILDEPFSGLDPVNADVLRAAILDLRRHGATVILSTHDMTVAEQMCDAIFMIFRGRKVLDGPLSQIQARYGSDTIRLALDHDARPEDPWPGVESSRDFGQYRELRLAPGADPQAVLHAALKRGSVRRFEIAHPSLHDIFVRIAGVPEPDPSHA
- a CDS encoding ABC transporter permease — translated: MRRALRIARREFIAAVCTKGFVIALVLAPLLMGGGLFGAALTARQDRTADRRLAVLDPDGVLGPALLEAASQRTGPGIYRVETVVPDPSEPDSQRLALSDRVRAGELHAFIEIAPGLAPSPTAANPAADAPSPTPGLRYFARNPAIDEVRGWVAETLNRRLRQTRLEAAGLDPDIISRAMAWVPVEGLGLVARDVRTGDVTPGRRQNELAAVGLPMVVVLLATLLVMMGSAPLLQSVMEEKTQRIAEVMLGAATAWEIMLGKLLGGVAVALAAMTVYLGSGFTAFAALAASHAIPWSLVPWFVAYVIAAILLFGAVALALGSACSDAKDAQNLQLPVMLPVVVPLFLLLPVIKEPQGTLATTLSLVPPFSPLLMLLRLATPEGVPPWQAWLGLLGVLAATAVALWLGSRIFRVGILMQGKLPKFSQILRWGLRG